One Callospermophilus lateralis isolate mCalLat2 chromosome 6, mCalLat2.hap1, whole genome shotgun sequence genomic region harbors:
- the LOC143402247 gene encoding protein unc-93 homolog A-like, with protein sequence MERSLRNVLVVSFGFLLLFTAYGGLQNLQSSLYSEDGMGVATLGTLYGAVLLSSMFLPPILIKRCGCKWTIVGSMCCYVAFSLGNFYASWFTLIPTSILLGLGAAPLWSAQCTYLTVLGNTHAQEVGELGEDMVNQYFGIFFLIFQSSGVWGNLISSLVFGQTPTQEATPEEHPESCGANDCLMATAPTNSTHRPSQELIYTLLGIYTAIGVLAILLTAVFLEATEDSESQNEAETKPPRLGSTLLSTFKLFRDKRLCLLTLLLMYSGLQQGFLSGEYTRSFVTCVLGIQFVGYVMICFSASTALCSLLFGRLSHYTGRRAIYVLGTATHLSCIVALLLWRPRSSQMAVFFLLPGLWGMGDAVWQTQNNALFGTLFERNKEAAFASYRMWEALGFVAAFGYSSFLCVSVKLYILLGVLAVAMVSYGTVEYLESRSPVKTLTATQTSQAVEEETGTAM encoded by the exons AGCAGCCTCTACAGCGAGGACGGCATGGGGGTGGCGACGCTCGGCACGCTCTACGGCGCTGTCCTCCTGTCCTCCATGTTCCTTCCACCCATTCTCATCAAGAGATGTGGCTGCAAGTGGACCATTGTTGGCTCCATGTGCTGCTACGTGGCCTTCTCCCTGGGCAACTTCTACGCCAGCTG GTTCACCTTGATCCCCACCTCCATCTTGCTGGGGCTGGGAGCGGCCCCCCTGTGGTCTGCTCAGTGCACCTACCTCACGGTCCTGGGGAACACGCATGCACAGGAAGTGGGCGAGCTCGGCGAGGACATGGTGAACCAGTACTTCGGCATCTTCTTCCTCATCTTCCAGTCCTCTGGGGTGTGGGGCAACTTGATCTCCTCTCTGGTGTTTGGGCAGACTCCCACTCAAG AGGCCACCCCAGAGGAGCACCCCGAGTCTTGTGGGGCCAACGACTGCCTGATGGCCACAGCACCCACCAACAGCACCCACCGCCCCTCCCAGGAGCTGATCTACACACTGCTGGGCATCTACACCG CGATTGGCGTCCTGGCCATCCTGCTGACAGCCGTGTTTCTGGAAGCCACAGAGGACAGTGAATCCCAGAACGAGGCCGAGACGAAGCCACCACGCCTTGGGTCCACCTTACTGTCAACCTTCAAGCTCTTCAGGGACAAGCGCCTGTGCCTCCTGACCCTGCTGCTGATGTACAGTGGACTGCAGCAGGGGTTCCTCTCTGGAGAGTACACCAGG TCCTTCGTCACCTGCGTCCTGGGCATCCAGTTTGTGGGCTACGTGATGATCTGCTTCTCTGCGTCCACTGCGCTCTGCTCTCTGTTGTTTGGGAGGCTCTCCCACTACACGGGCAGGAGAGCCATCTACGTGCTGG GTACAGCCACCCACCTCTCCTGCATCGTGGCCCTCCTGCTGTGGCGTCCACGCTCCTCCCAGATGGCAGTGTTCTTCCTGCTCCCCGGCCTCTGGGGCATGGGGGACGCTGTCTGGCAGACGCAGAACAATG CTCTCTTTGGCACCCTGTTCGAGAGGAACAAGGAAGCGGCTTTCGCCAGTTatcgcatgtgggaggccctgggcttCGTCGCCGCCTTCGGCTACAGCTCCTTTCTCTGTGTCAGTGTCAAGCTCTACATCCTGCTGGGCGTCCTGGCAGTGGCCATGGTCTCCTACGGGACTGTTGAGTACCTGGAATCCAGGAGCCCGGTCAAGACCCTCACGGCCACACAGACCAGCCAAGCAGTGGAGGAAGAGACGGGGACAGCGATGTGA